From Enterococcus mundtii, the proteins below share one genomic window:
- the dagF gene encoding 2-dehydro-3-deoxy-phosphogluconate aldolase — translation MSLTPNYLEDRICLNVLANSVENAKECYEAAEGHILLGVLSKNYPSDDAAITDMKKYQEATSNALSIGLGAGDPKQSQMVTRLAKVLQPQHVNQVFTGVGASRAVLGQSDTIVNGLVSPTGKEGYVNLATGPLSSQGPAAMVPIETAIRLLQDMGGSSIKYFPMKGLAHKKEYEAVAAACAAFDFYLEPTGGIDLTNFEEIVQIALDAGVKKIIPHVYSSIIDPETGDTRPQEVRQLLAMMKKLVKTGE, via the coding sequence ATGTCATTGACCCCAAATTATCTTGAAGATAGAATCTGTTTGAATGTGCTAGCCAATTCTGTCGAAAATGCAAAAGAATGTTATGAAGCAGCCGAAGGGCATATCTTATTAGGTGTTTTATCTAAAAATTATCCGAGTGATGATGCAGCTATCACAGACATGAAAAAATACCAAGAAGCAACGAGTAATGCGTTATCGATCGGCTTAGGAGCCGGCGATCCAAAGCAAAGCCAGATGGTGACTCGCTTGGCGAAAGTATTACAACCGCAACATGTCAACCAAGTTTTCACAGGTGTTGGCGCTTCTCGTGCGGTCTTAGGACAGTCAGACACGATCGTCAATGGTTTAGTTTCTCCGACTGGAAAAGAAGGATACGTCAATCTTGCAACTGGTCCTTTAAGTAGCCAAGGCCCTGCTGCGATGGTGCCGATCGAAACAGCCATTCGTTTGTTACAGGATATGGGTGGAAGCTCGATCAAATATTTTCCAATGAAGGGATTGGCGCATAAGAAAGAATATGAAGCTGTTGCAGCAGCTTGTGCAGCGTTTGATTTTTATTTAGAGCCAACGGGTGGAATCGATTTAACGAATTTTGAAGAAATCGTTCAGATTGCATTAGATGCAGGAGTCAAAAAAATCATCCCCCACGTCTATAGTTCGATCATTGATCCAGAGACAGGTGATACTCGACCACAGGAAGTCCGTCAGTTGTTGGCTATGATGAAAAAATTAGTGAAAACAGGTGAGTGA
- a CDS encoding DgaE family pyridoxal phosphate-dependent ammonia lyase, producing the protein MTVNHEKFGLNEVINASGRMTILGVSTLSESVLEAQRFGGEHFFEMAELMKKTGAYLAKQLAVDDVQIVSSASAGIAQSVAAVIGQGSMYHVHHPYDETIKRREIILPKGHNVDYGVPVELMIQQGGGHVIEAGYANQCSPDHIEAMITEQTAGILYIKSHHTVQKSMLDVAEAVTVANKYELPLIVDAAAEEDLLKYTALGADLVIYSGAKAIEGPSAGMVIGKDPFVSWVRLQSQGIGRSMKIGKENVLGFVQAVDDYLIHGSESGESMKKRVQPFVEALEKLPGIKAKVVQDPAGREIYRASIQVVTGSARTIIEQLKAKAPVIYTREYQANNGIIEFDIRSVTQKEMEQIIQRLNEILQPKE; encoded by the coding sequence ATGACTGTGAATCATGAGAAATTTGGCTTGAATGAAGTGATTAATGCTTCTGGTCGAATGACGATCTTAGGCGTGTCCACTTTGAGCGAATCGGTGTTAGAAGCCCAGCGTTTTGGGGGCGAACATTTTTTTGAAATGGCTGAATTGATGAAGAAAACCGGTGCATACTTGGCAAAACAATTAGCAGTAGACGATGTTCAAATCGTTTCTTCCGCATCTGCTGGAATTGCGCAATCCGTTGCTGCGGTGATCGGTCAAGGATCGATGTACCATGTGCATCACCCTTATGACGAAACGATCAAACGCAGAGAAATCATTTTACCAAAAGGTCACAATGTCGATTACGGTGTGCCAGTGGAACTAATGATCCAACAAGGTGGTGGACATGTCATTGAGGCAGGGTATGCCAACCAATGTTCACCTGACCACATCGAGGCGATGATCACCGAGCAAACAGCAGGTATTTTGTACATCAAAAGTCATCATACCGTCCAAAAAAGTATGTTGGATGTGGCAGAAGCGGTAACAGTGGCTAATAAATATGAACTGCCTTTGATCGTTGATGCAGCAGCCGAAGAAGACTTACTTAAATATACCGCATTAGGCGCTGATCTAGTGATCTATTCAGGTGCCAAAGCGATTGAAGGTCCAAGTGCAGGGATGGTGATTGGTAAAGATCCGTTCGTTTCTTGGGTTCGTCTGCAATCACAAGGCATTGGTCGATCGATGAAGATCGGCAAAGAAAATGTTTTAGGCTTTGTCCAAGCAGTCGATGATTATTTGATACATGGTAGTGAATCAGGTGAATCGATGAAAAAAAGAGTTCAGCCATTTGTCGAAGCACTTGAAAAGTTGCCAGGTATCAAGGCTAAAGTCGTCCAAGATCCAGCTGGGAGAGAAATCTATCGTGCCAGTATCCAAGTCGTTACAGGCTCTGCCAGGACGATCATCGAGCAGCTAAAAGCAAAAGCCCCAGTCATTTATACCAGAGAGTACCAAGCGAACAATGGGATCATTGAGTTCGATATTCGCTCAGTGACGCAAAAAGAGATGGAACAGATCATCCAACGTTTAAATGAAATCTTACAACCAAAGGAGTAA
- a CDS encoding amidohydrolase/deacetylase family metallohydrolase — MFDLIIRNGKELGKEPVDIGVKNGKIALISKYIEESGKQELVLTDEQYLSAGWIDDHVHCFEEMTLYYDYPDEIGVDKGVTTVIDAGTTGAENIHTFYEHAKQAKTNVFALLNISKWGIVEQDELADLSKIQTDLVHQKLTELPDFIVGLKARMSKTVVGENGITPLKLAKEIQKQNAGLPLMVHIGSAPPRLDEILAHMGKNDVMTHCFNGKPNGIIDPATNEIKSFVKKAIADGVVFDIGHGTDSFNFDVAETARHAEIKADSISTDIYIRNRKNGPVYDLATTMEKLYVVGYSWQEILEKVTSAPARQFNLATKGNIKEGFDADFTIYNFLDQEKQLTDSNGNTRTTTQQIIPVSVIIGGVSYDCES; from the coding sequence ATGTTTGATTTAATTATAAGAAACGGCAAGGAGTTAGGCAAAGAACCTGTTGATATCGGTGTGAAGAACGGCAAGATCGCCTTGATCAGTAAGTACATCGAAGAATCCGGGAAACAAGAACTGGTACTTACAGATGAACAGTATCTCTCTGCAGGGTGGATCGATGATCATGTCCATTGTTTTGAAGAAATGACATTATATTACGACTATCCCGATGAAATCGGTGTGGATAAAGGGGTAACCACGGTCATTGATGCTGGAACGACAGGTGCGGAAAATATCCACACATTTTATGAACATGCAAAGCAAGCAAAGACAAATGTTTTTGCTTTACTGAATATTTCAAAATGGGGAATTGTGGAACAAGATGAGTTGGCAGATTTATCAAAAATCCAAACAGATCTGGTTCATCAAAAACTAACAGAATTGCCTGATTTTATTGTAGGACTAAAAGCTCGGATGAGTAAAACAGTCGTGGGGGAAAATGGGATCACGCCTTTAAAGTTAGCAAAAGAAATCCAAAAGCAAAATGCTGGATTACCATTAATGGTCCATATCGGTTCTGCGCCTCCACGTTTAGATGAAATTTTAGCGCATATGGGAAAGAATGATGTGATGACCCATTGCTTCAATGGAAAGCCTAATGGCATCATTGATCCAGCGACCAATGAAATCAAATCCTTCGTCAAAAAAGCCATTGCTGACGGTGTGGTGTTCGACATTGGACATGGGACCGATAGTTTCAATTTTGATGTGGCAGAAACTGCGCGCCATGCGGAAATCAAAGCCGATTCGATCAGCACAGATATCTATATTAGAAATCGTAAAAATGGTCCGGTATATGATTTAGCAACGACGATGGAGAAACTCTACGTTGTCGGTTATTCTTGGCAAGAAATCCTTGAAAAAGTGACCAGCGCACCAGCGAGACAATTCAACCTAGCGACAAAAGGCAACATCAAAGAAGGCTTTGATGCAGACTTTACGATTTATAATTTTCTCGATCAAGAAAAGCAATTGACGGATTCGAATGGCAATACACGAACGACCACACAGCAAATTATTCCTGTAAGCGTTATTATTGGAGGTGTCAGTTATGACTGTGAATCATGA
- a CDS encoding DUF871 domain-containing protein, giving the protein MKRSLGISLYPDHSNPQEDRAYLEMAHKYGFTRIFMSMLEVTEGTEQVKQKFQQLIEYAASLGFETILDVAPSIFEQLNISYDDMSFFHELGADGIRLDLGFDGRKEALLTYNPYQLAIELNMSNDVAYLENILSHQANTPFLYGCHNFYPQAGTGLPYEFFETCSRRFKRQGIRTAAFITSQTGTIGPWDVNDGLPTLEMHRQLGVVPAAKHLFATNLIDDVIIGNAYASEEELQALGAVDRYQTVFAIEFLPQTNEVERTIVLDEQHVRRGDITSQVIRSTEVRKTYQADANPPHDNEEMFQVGDVVVGNDRFGKYKNELQIVLTPHQDPRKNKVGAIVADEQLLLSFVHPWSKFKFKEK; this is encoded by the coding sequence ATGAAACGTTCACTAGGAATCTCTCTTTATCCTGATCACAGCAATCCGCAAGAAGATCGTGCCTATCTCGAAATGGCACATAAATATGGATTTACTCGAATTTTTATGAGTATGCTAGAAGTGACGGAGGGAACAGAACAAGTCAAACAGAAATTTCAACAATTGATCGAATACGCTGCATCACTTGGGTTTGAAACGATTTTAGATGTCGCACCATCGATTTTCGAACAGTTGAATATTTCATATGATGACATGAGTTTCTTTCATGAATTGGGTGCAGATGGGATTCGTTTAGATTTAGGCTTTGATGGCCGAAAAGAAGCGCTACTGACTTACAATCCTTACCAGTTAGCAATTGAATTGAATATGAGCAATGATGTGGCTTATTTAGAAAATATTTTGAGCCATCAAGCGAATACCCCTTTTTTATACGGGTGTCATAATTTTTATCCTCAAGCAGGAACTGGACTTCCTTATGAATTTTTTGAAACATGCAGTCGCCGATTTAAACGCCAAGGCATCCGTACTGCCGCTTTTATTACTTCTCAAACGGGCACAATCGGTCCTTGGGATGTGAACGATGGCTTACCAACATTGGAAATGCATCGCCAGTTAGGTGTTGTTCCAGCGGCTAAACATTTATTTGCGACTAATCTTATCGATGATGTCATTATCGGCAATGCGTATGCTTCAGAAGAAGAGTTGCAAGCGTTAGGTGCAGTTGATCGGTATCAGACTGTTTTTGCTATTGAGTTTCTTCCTCAGACCAATGAAGTCGAACGAACGATCGTCTTAGATGAGCAACACGTTCGCAGAGGAGATATCACGTCGCAAGTGATCCGTTCAACAGAAGTGAGAAAAACGTATCAAGCTGATGCTAATCCTCCTCATGACAATGAAGAAATGTTTCAAGTGGGAGATGTCGTTGTTGGAAATGATCGCTTTGGGAAATATAAGAATGAATTGCAGATCGTATTAACGCCACATCAAGATCCAAGAAAAAATAAAGTGGGTGCCATTGTGGCGGATGAACAACTGTTACTATCCTTCGTCCACCCTTGGTCAAAATTCAAATTTAAAGAAAAGTAG
- a CDS encoding PTS sugar transporter subunit IIC: protein MDKFVGLIEQKIMPVANRIGTQRHMTAIRKGIIATMPLTIVGSFFTILLNIPIASVAAVIEPYRAILDIPFRYTVGILALYATFGIASSLAKSYRLDSLTAGILALMSFLIVAAPPTQVLEDLEGITAGRYINIANLGSGSLFGAIVTAILTVEIYRFFIEKKITIKMPDGVPPEVTNSFVALIPGAVILIFFWVIRHLLGFDLNGFLSQLLMPLKGVLAGNSLFGGLLTVFLICFFWVLGIHGPAIMGPVIRPFWDISIAENIDAFNAGTNAHDMPNIFTEQFLQWFVWIGGAGTTLALVVLFMFSKSKYLKSLGRLSILPGLFNINEPMIFGAPIVMNPVLGIPFIVAPLVTTTISYVLTVSGLVPMMVARLPFAIPAPFAAWMSTNWSVAAGVLVVFNFFITLAIYYPFFKVFEKQQLAQEKEEEQAEQASVQITDGITNE, encoded by the coding sequence ATGGATAAATTTGTAGGGTTGATCGAACAAAAAATCATGCCTGTTGCGAATCGGATTGGTACACAGCGTCACATGACAGCGATTCGAAAAGGAATCATTGCGACAATGCCATTAACGATCGTTGGTTCATTTTTTACGATATTGTTGAACATCCCGATTGCGTCGGTCGCAGCAGTCATTGAACCATATCGGGCAATTTTAGATATCCCATTTCGATATACAGTGGGAATCTTAGCTTTATACGCCACATTTGGGATTGCCTCTTCATTAGCAAAGAGCTATCGTTTAGATTCATTAACTGCCGGTATTTTAGCCTTGATGTCCTTTCTGATCGTAGCTGCGCCACCAACTCAAGTGTTGGAAGATCTTGAAGGGATAACCGCTGGACGCTATATCAATATTGCGAATCTTGGTTCAGGTTCTTTATTTGGGGCAATCGTAACAGCGATTTTGACTGTAGAGATCTATCGTTTCTTTATTGAAAAGAAAATCACGATAAAAATGCCAGATGGTGTGCCGCCAGAAGTGACGAATTCTTTTGTCGCATTGATCCCAGGAGCAGTGATCTTGATTTTCTTTTGGGTCATCCGTCATTTGCTTGGCTTTGACTTGAATGGTTTCTTGAGTCAATTGTTGATGCCACTTAAAGGCGTGTTAGCAGGGAACAGTTTATTTGGTGGACTACTTACGGTTTTCTTGATTTGTTTCTTCTGGGTATTAGGGATTCATGGACCGGCTATCATGGGACCGGTGATTCGTCCGTTTTGGGATATCTCGATTGCTGAAAATATCGACGCATTCAATGCAGGAACCAATGCACATGATATGCCAAATATCTTTACAGAACAATTTTTACAATGGTTTGTCTGGATTGGTGGGGCAGGTACGACTCTTGCATTAGTCGTGCTATTCATGTTCTCCAAATCCAAGTATCTGAAAAGCTTAGGACGTCTGTCGATCCTTCCTGGTTTGTTCAATATCAATGAACCAATGATTTTTGGGGCACCGATCGTCATGAATCCAGTATTGGGCATCCCATTTATTGTCGCACCCTTAGTAACGACAACAATTTCTTATGTCCTTACGGTAAGTGGTTTAGTGCCAATGATGGTGGCACGGTTGCCTTTCGCGATACCAGCGCCATTTGCGGCTTGGATGAGTACCAATTGGAGCGTCGCTGCGGGTGTCTTAGTCGTGTTCAACTTCTTTATCACTTTAGCGATCTATTATCCATTCTTCAAAGTATTTGAGAAACAACAGCTGGCACAGGAGAAAGAAGAAGAACAAGCAGAGCAAGCCTCTGTCCAGATCACAGATGGTATCACGAACGAGTAA
- a CDS encoding GntR family transcriptional regulator, with protein sequence MKRTRVLYLEVADKIKEDIFSGKYPVGSMLPTENELEELFQVSKITVRKAIELLATDEYVEKKSGRGTTVLSNRPYNRLSKAESFTQILKDSQYEVRKETIGLEKISIKKDHPLYSMFGSAAVCFKRLYYLNDQPYIYFVHYLPKDMNKMKQKEFDKESLYRLLTQNNHIIDSFSDDFSATFLTDEEKALLKTTSEIGIKRVRRSTTEDREVVEYSEAIYHTDLHPYHINYET encoded by the coding sequence ATGAAAAGAACGCGTGTATTATATTTAGAAGTAGCAGACAAGATCAAAGAGGATATTTTTTCAGGAAAGTATCCGGTGGGGAGTATGTTACCGACGGAAAATGAGTTAGAAGAATTGTTCCAAGTGAGTAAAATCACTGTGCGAAAAGCCATCGAGTTATTAGCTACAGATGAATATGTCGAAAAGAAAAGTGGTCGGGGAACGACAGTATTAAGCAATCGTCCTTACAATCGTTTATCTAAAGCCGAAAGTTTTACTCAGATCTTAAAAGATTCCCAATATGAGGTTCGCAAAGAAACGATTGGTTTAGAAAAAATCAGTATCAAAAAAGATCATCCATTATATTCGATGTTTGGTTCAGCTGCAGTATGCTTCAAGCGTTTGTACTATTTAAATGACCAACCATATATCTATTTTGTTCACTATTTACCAAAAGACATGAATAAAATGAAACAAAAAGAATTTGATAAAGAATCTTTGTACCGGTTGCTCACACAGAACAATCACATTATCGACTCTTTTTCAGATGACTTTTCTGCTACGTTTTTAACAGATGAAGAAAAAGCACTATTAAAGACGACTTCAGAAATCGGGATCAAGCGTGTACGTCGATCAACGACGGAAGATCGAGAAGTAGTCGAGTATTCAGAGGCAATTTATCATACGGATCTACATCCTTATCATATCAACTACGAAACATAG
- a CDS encoding glycoside hydrolase family 1 protein, producing MTARFKKDFLWGGATAANQLEGAFDRDGKGLSVADAMPGGKQRFAIIGSEEFDWTIDEEKYLYPNHRGIEHYDHFKEDIALFAEMGFKSYRFSIAWTRIFPQGDEQTPNEAGLAFYDELIDTCLSYDIEPVITISHYEMPLHLAKEYGGWKNRQLIEFYERFARTVLERYSSKVKYWMTFNEINSAFHFPALSQGLVKSNGASDYQNIFQAWHNQFVASSKAVKIAHELRSDIQVGCMIIYATTYSIDANPINQVATLIQNQEFNFFCTDVQVRGEYPAYTARTYKKYGVDAEKLEQTEEDFQLLKEYPVDYIGFSYYMSSAIDETNPDADTSNGNLLGGVKNPFLEASEWGWQIDPEGLRVALNELYNRYEKPLFIVENGLGAIDKVEEDGSINDDYRIDYLRRHIEAMAEAVADGVDLMGYTPWGCIDLVSASTGEMSKRYGFIYVDLDDEGNGTLARTKKKSFDWYKAVIKTNGEELG from the coding sequence ATGACAGCACGATTCAAAAAAGACTTTTTATGGGGTGGCGCAACAGCCGCAAATCAATTAGAAGGTGCGTTCGACCGGGATGGAAAAGGCTTATCTGTCGCCGATGCAATGCCTGGTGGCAAACAACGTTTTGCAATCATCGGAAGCGAAGAATTTGATTGGACGATCGATGAGGAGAAATACCTTTATCCGAATCATCGTGGAATCGAACATTACGATCACTTCAAAGAAGATATTGCATTATTTGCAGAAATGGGCTTTAAAAGTTATCGTTTCTCCATTGCTTGGACACGAATTTTCCCCCAAGGTGATGAGCAAACACCGAATGAAGCGGGCTTAGCTTTTTATGATGAATTGATCGATACGTGCTTGAGTTATGATATCGAGCCAGTCATTACGATTTCTCATTATGAAATGCCATTACATTTAGCAAAAGAATACGGTGGGTGGAAAAATCGTCAGTTGATTGAGTTTTATGAACGTTTTGCTCGCACCGTGTTAGAACGTTACAGCAGCAAAGTGAAATATTGGATGACGTTCAATGAAATCAATTCAGCTTTCCATTTCCCAGCATTGAGTCAAGGATTGGTCAAAAGCAATGGCGCAAGTGACTACCAAAATATTTTCCAAGCATGGCATAATCAGTTTGTCGCTAGCAGTAAAGCGGTGAAGATCGCACATGAGTTGCGTTCGGATATCCAAGTAGGCTGTATGATCATTTATGCAACGACCTATAGTATTGATGCAAACCCGATCAATCAAGTGGCTACATTGATCCAAAATCAAGAGTTCAACTTCTTCTGTACAGATGTGCAAGTTCGCGGCGAATATCCAGCCTATACAGCACGTACGTATAAGAAATATGGTGTGGACGCGGAAAAACTAGAACAAACAGAAGAAGATTTCCAATTATTAAAAGAGTATCCAGTGGATTATATCGGGTTTAGTTACTATATGTCATCAGCTATCGATGAAACCAATCCAGATGCCGATACATCGAATGGAAACCTACTAGGCGGCGTGAAGAATCCATTCCTTGAAGCAAGTGAGTGGGGCTGGCAAATCGACCCTGAAGGATTGCGCGTGGCGTTGAACGAATTATATAACCGCTATGAAAAACCACTGTTTATTGTTGAAAATGGCTTGGGTGCGATCGATAAAGTGGAAGAAGATGGCTCAATTAATGATGATTATCGGATCGATTACTTGCGTCGTCATATCGAAGCAATGGCTGAGGCAGTTGCTGATGGGGTCGATTTGATGGGCTACACACCATGGGGCTGTATCGATTTAGTTAGTGCATCTACAGGGGAAATGAGTAAACGCTATGGATTTATTTATGTCGACCTTGATGATGAAGGAAATGGGACGTTAGCACGTACCAAGAAAAAATCTTTTGACTGGTACAAGGCAGTCATTAAAACGAACGGCGAAGAATTAGGATAA
- a CDS encoding beta-glucoside-specific PTS transporter subunit IIABC, translating to MDNQAVGRRVWEAVGGEKNVNSLVHCATRLRFKLKDESIADTQKLKNDPDVIQVVQSGGQYQVVIGSNVSDVYQAIVDEQGLGEGASSESEDTSKNPLNRLIDIISSIFTPFLGAMAAAGILKGFLSLATVLGWLAAESGTYQILFAAADGVFTFLPVMLAFTAAKKFKTNQFLSVAIAMALVYPTITQLAGSGVAVDFFGLPVILSQSGYTSSVIPIILAVWVQSKFEPLVKKVIPQFLQMIFVPMIVLLVMVPLTFLVLGPIGTVIGNALGGLFNSIYSFSPLVAGVIMGSMWQVLVMFGMHWGFVPIIFLNIEQYGFDVLMPMLLPAILAQGGAALGVALRTKDSKLRSLGISSMITSFFGITEPTVYGVTLPLKKPFIVACISGGIGGGIIGFAGVKAFSSGLISLLTIPTFISTDPALESSVTMAIIGTAVAFVLGFVGTYLIGFDEEVQDEKLEATETTTGDTISTARQNLKSPLTGKVLPLTEVPDKVFSSGAMGKGIAIDPEKGELVAPADGEITTIFPTGHAVGLTTTDGVEILMHIGMDTVELNGEGFSTFVKQGDKVKAGDLLVRFDIEKIKAAGYSVITPVVVTNTDHFADVLELNQQEIIANEDFLAIVK from the coding sequence ATGGATAATCAAGCAGTAGGACGGAGAGTCTGGGAAGCCGTAGGTGGAGAAAAAAATGTTAATAGTTTAGTGCATTGTGCGACCAGACTGCGTTTCAAATTAAAAGATGAATCAATTGCAGATACGCAGAAATTAAAAAATGACCCCGATGTCATCCAAGTCGTTCAAAGTGGCGGACAATATCAAGTCGTGATCGGCAGCAATGTGTCTGATGTCTATCAAGCAATTGTGGATGAACAAGGCTTAGGAGAAGGGGCAAGTTCAGAAAGTGAGGATACTAGTAAAAATCCTTTGAATCGCTTGATCGATATTATTTCAAGTATTTTCACTCCATTCTTAGGTGCCATGGCAGCTGCTGGGATTTTGAAAGGTTTCTTATCACTGGCGACAGTTCTCGGTTGGCTGGCAGCAGAGAGTGGCACTTACCAAATCTTGTTTGCAGCAGCAGATGGGGTCTTTACTTTCCTACCAGTGATGTTGGCCTTTACAGCCGCGAAGAAATTCAAGACCAATCAATTTTTGTCCGTAGCAATCGCGATGGCATTAGTTTATCCAACGATCACGCAATTAGCAGGATCAGGTGTTGCAGTTGATTTCTTTGGTCTTCCAGTGATCTTGTCTCAATCAGGCTATACTTCTTCTGTTATTCCAATCATCTTAGCGGTTTGGGTACAAAGTAAGTTTGAGCCACTTGTGAAGAAAGTTATTCCACAATTTTTACAAATGATTTTTGTACCAATGATCGTCTTGTTAGTCATGGTGCCTTTGACATTCTTAGTATTAGGACCAATTGGAACCGTTATCGGTAATGCCTTAGGTGGGTTGTTCAATTCGATTTATAGCTTCAGTCCATTAGTTGCTGGGGTTATCATGGGTAGCATGTGGCAAGTGTTGGTTATGTTCGGGATGCACTGGGGCTTTGTGCCAATCATCTTCTTGAATATCGAACAATATGGCTTTGATGTTTTGATGCCAATGCTTTTACCAGCAATTTTGGCACAAGGTGGTGCAGCATTAGGTGTAGCTTTACGTACGAAAGATTCAAAATTACGCTCATTAGGGATCTCTTCAATGATTACTTCGTTCTTTGGAATCACTGAACCGACTGTTTACGGTGTGACGTTACCTTTGAAAAAACCATTTATCGTTGCCTGTATTTCCGGTGGGATTGGTGGAGGAATCATCGGGTTTGCTGGCGTAAAAGCATTCTCTAGTGGTTTGATCAGTTTACTGACCATCCCAACATTTATCAGTACCGATCCAGCGCTTGAATCAAGTGTAACCATGGCGATCATTGGTACAGCAGTTGCTTTTGTTCTTGGTTTTGTCGGTACTTACTTGATTGGTTTTGATGAAGAAGTACAAGATGAAAAATTAGAAGCAACAGAAACAACAACAGGGGATACGATCAGCACAGCACGTCAGAATTTGAAAAGTCCATTGACTGGAAAAGTCTTACCACTGACAGAAGTACCAGATAAAGTCTTCTCTTCTGGGGCAATGGGAAAAGGGATTGCAATCGATCCTGAGAAGGGCGAATTAGTTGCACCGGCAGATGGCGAAATCACGACGATTTTTCCAACAGGTCATGCAGTTGGTTTGACAACCACAGATGGTGTAGAGATTTTGATGCATATCGGAATGGATACTGTCGAATTAAACGGTGAAGGATTCTCAACATTTGTGAAACAAGGAGATAAAGTAAAAGCAGGGGACTTGCTTGTCCGCTTTGATATTGAGAAAATAAAAGCAGCAGGTTATAGCGTGATCACCCCCGTAGTCGTAACGAATACCGATCACTTTGCAGATGTGTTAGAACTTAATCAACAAGAAATTATTGCTAATGAAGATTTTCTGGCAATTGTAAAATAA
- the licT gene encoding BglG family transcription antiterminator LicT, producing the protein MVIEKVLNNNVVISKNELGEEIICMGKGLAFQKKSGDTISEESIQKEFVLKDSFTTHQFQQLMADVPLEEVDLVKQIVDLAEEQLNIQLSPNIYLTLTDHIHYAISRAKENIELPNPLLFETKKFYPKEYRAAKQALQLVEEKLGVTLPMDEAGFIAFHFVNSEQGNGDMQVTMAATKMVRDILSIISKFFGIAFDEDSLNYQRIITHLQFFTQRYLKDETSDEKDEFLYALVQGKYPKAFRCVERINEYLIQTQQKEMGPGEQIYLTIHIQRVVTEKQTQS; encoded by the coding sequence ATGGTCATAGAAAAAGTCTTGAATAATAATGTTGTCATTTCAAAAAATGAATTAGGCGAAGAAATCATCTGCATGGGAAAAGGTCTTGCTTTTCAAAAAAAATCAGGCGATACGATCTCTGAAGAATCGATCCAAAAAGAATTTGTGCTAAAAGATTCTTTTACTACGCATCAGTTCCAACAATTGATGGCGGATGTCCCATTAGAAGAGGTCGATCTTGTGAAGCAGATCGTTGACCTTGCCGAAGAACAACTAAACATCCAATTATCGCCAAACATCTATTTGACACTGACCGATCATATCCATTACGCGATCAGTCGAGCAAAGGAAAACATCGAATTACCGAATCCTTTATTATTTGAGACAAAAAAGTTTTATCCTAAAGAATATCGAGCAGCCAAACAAGCCCTTCAACTTGTTGAAGAAAAGCTCGGTGTGACCTTACCAATGGATGAAGCAGGCTTCATAGCCTTTCATTTCGTCAATAGTGAACAGGGAAATGGCGACATGCAAGTAACGATGGCGGCAACGAAAATGGTGCGAGATATCCTAAGTATCATCAGTAAATTTTTCGGCATCGCCTTTGACGAAGATTCCTTGAATTATCAGCGGATCATTACACATTTACAATTTTTCACACAACGATACTTAAAAGATGAAACTTCGGATGAGAAAGATGAATTTCTTTATGCACTTGTCCAAGGAAAATATCCAAAAGCATTTCGCTGTGTGGAACGGATCAATGAATACCTGATACAAACACAGCAAAAAGAGATGGGACCAGGGGAACAAATCTACCTGACGATCCACATCCAACGTGTAGTAACTGAAAAACAAACCCAATCATAA